Part of the Leptidea sinapis chromosome 5, ilLepSina1.1, whole genome shotgun sequence genome, gccggcatcctgtgcaaaggagcctcccgctgttAAAAATCCAATTAAGTAGTTTAGCACCAATTCCAGAGGAAGTAAATGCATGAACAGCTTAGACGAAATTCTACTAAATATAAACGTGTTTCCAACCTTTATGGTTTAATGTTCGAagtgacgaactttcatacaaacctTTATGCCCTATTCCAACCCCTTCACGccttttttttagataaaaaaaggTATTTCGAAAGTCTAGCTATATTTGTACTAAATTTTTTggagattattttattttatttcgctTTCACGAGTATTCATTCCCACACCGatcgaaatttaaaaaactccacacaaatatttaatttttatcaagTACCTAAATACAAAGTGAGTTCGTTTTACCTATgacaatccctactaatattataaatgtgaatgtaaatttgtttgttactcttacacgcctaagccactgcaccgattttgatcaaatttaatagagagatagactagagctaggaaaaggacataggctacctttaatAGCGAAAAAActaatggaggggttgaaataggcaATGGAATTTTGCATTTAAAACCAAAACTTTGTATTCAGGCACTtgataataagtaatttataaacattcattcgagcatttttgaaactttgatccacatggggatgaaatagtatattaaagttcgtagggaaatactattaaagagaatgtccacaatgacaagggatatccgctgtatcatagaagagcgctgccagcagcggaaatagcagtttgtatgtgtattatttgcaaagtattctAAAAAATTAGAATGCTGCCCAAAGcaactattccacgcggacgaagtcgccaGTAAAAGCAGGtgatgaattaaaatataaaaactagtgAGCTCACAGTACCGTAATTAAAACATCCGACCACAAACTATATACAATAATAGTTCCATATACGTTGATTCAACAAACATTTGAAAGGTCAACGAAAGGTCAGGCGTTATCAACCTTAAGCGGACTATTATCATAATTAACACAGGACAAATAAGATACTGATGTTATTCatgtatatttatagatttaaaaacATGGGTGAGCTGAAGAAGCAACAGATTAGGTGAATAATAAGGTCACTTTTATTCTCCAACTTAGTTACCATGAGGTCGTAAATCAAGTGTGGAAATAGAAAACAAAATGACGATAACTAACAATATATTCTACTGAAATCGCAAAGTAGTTTCATCCAATCttgattttttatggaaaagaatgactaatgagcgtacgggtcaccttatgttaagtgatcaccgccgcccacattctcctaaACGCGTTTTTTTATGGTTCCTTGctcgtatcgtaccggaaacacagcacaaaaaAGCTTGGAAAACCAGCAAGGAACGCTTCACATACAGTTACcgtgcctactgagctagaggtcccggggtcgaatcccggtaggtgtaatcatttatatgatgaatatgaatgtttgtttccgagtcatggatgtttatatgtatttatgtatgtttaagtaagtatattgtattaaatatatcgttgtcttataacccataacacagcTTTGCCTAATTTGAGATAAGccaagataaattgtgtaaaagtgtgtcaatatctaatatataaaattctcgtgtcgcggtgtttgtagttaaactcctccgatacggcatgaccgattctcattaaattttatgtcGGGTAAAAagtgtaggtctgagaatcgaacaacatctatttttcaccccCTTAAATGTTAAGTGTAGTCccctaatttttatttaatttttaaataaattatttattattttatgatacaaaattaaaaacctCTACAATCAAcagctatttttgtatcgcgattttaatattattctaatccatccacagataGATCcacaatagagttgcaagagggcaatctaatataatgattattgtagtacgataaattttatgtatctacGATGTATTTAATACGTCTGAGAATCGctcaaaatctattttttaaacccaagttttttttaaattaatttatatggaaatacaacgtttgctgggtcagcttgtataatataatattattctatctTACGGTGTGTCGCACGAAGggggaattcggcggcaggtatAAAGTcaatcagctcttcggaacacttccggTGCTATCAACGCAtctatatgcggtagaagacccacaatgaagcgacgtcagtacgcaacgccaagtgctTCTGGTAAACTATTAGAGCAAGACGTTGCGAGCTAAGTAAATCCATCAGGATCAGTACCGTGCAAATATATCATTGCTAGATAAAGAAAATGCAACTTCAGTTGAATATCAACTCATTTCAGTTGCGCCCATtgacttaaaatatactaacGAATAGACTAACAATGCCTACAAGTgaaaagaacatctctaacgaagACATAGACACGTTGCTGCTgccgtgtcacagataatccCGAGTCTGTGACCCATTTTctgcactgcacaggaactctccaatattaaatcaattattaattaaatacgcTCTTTTTCGGTTTGttttgttcttttattttattctattgaaTGTATTctgtgagtgttttgtgaaataaatgtttttctttatttctttcattAAGTAATTAATCTTGATGACATGctctcaaccccaatatttgcgtattatgaaattttcaattcgaaataattttcaaagtgataatcctcacttctgggattaattacaaattaaatttgaaaacaaaatttactacCCGTGAGATagagtcgagttagtaagtctttttttattgggcgatgtatatgcttctacaatatgatcccagataatgtacaaaacaaatgtgttacgaaatttaaaagaactgttaaaaaacgtttgtgtggtaaaggtaactatagcataaacgattttcttaatgataccacagactgggaatgaaagaatattaattGCAAGATATTACATtgtccatatttttattaaaaaatgccgCTGActttcttgcgtccgttcttctcaggtctgaggcagtctaatTTAAACCGTTAAacattgaggccagttatcaatagaagcacgcactctttccatgggaaaattcctTCACTgaactccaaattatcatagcgtttagagcaagccgtactctctaaaactggcGATAAATCGTTAtccggattaagatcgggattAGACGacagccagtcttcagctctgatgaagtctgaAACGTCCGTTTCCAACCAAGattgcgtagaccgagctttatgacccggagccgagtcttgctggaagaaccattcttggttattggacatagtgttgttaaggggcttcactaccatCTCAAAAATGAAATCTCTATGCatttgtgccgatgttttgaaacctttttcacaaaagtgtGGCTACGTCACTCCTTCATATCTAATACCCcacaaaccatcactgaagtcgcaaagtgcccacgttgcactatGTCGACCAATTGGCTTAGCTTCCTTAGAGGTTTGAGCATAGATACggtcattttatttgttaaaatggTGCTCAATAGTAGAAAATTtttcatccataaaaaaaatatttctgtgacctcccttagcgtaccgcttcagtagttgtttcgagtTTACTAccatattcttttttaatttatcaataaaatgtattagtccattgaaatgttacaaTTTAAGGACTGAATATTGCATTTCTTAGAGGACGCTGTTTTATTTTTGGGACATATTTGGGGGGGCAATAGGAGCTTAACCCCGAGTTTGTGCGGTTGCAGCCCTTGTCccccggccgccatcttggaaaaaGGGGTGAAAATAGCTTTTTCCCGATATCTCGTAATTATGCGACTTATAAAAATTCCTAAGGGCATAATTTGGAGCAAATCGCTTTGCCTACAAATATGTTCCGTAACTTTTTTCccttaacttaaaattaaagaagTTATAGGCAAAAAAGTAAGAAAGTTTCTATAAAAATTTTCTCGTTTGttctataacttttttttatacatttaacaaaaaaagcACCTTTGACCAATCTTGTGCATGGtcttttaaggatttttttctgtatttttttttaaatttcctaCATTTAAATCGCTGTTACAGTGCTCCAAAGTTGACCGGGTTCGTCAATGCTTATGAGAATCCGGTCAAAACGAAATGTTTTACTAATCATATTTAGATACCCTAGGTGCGTTTTTTTACATAGTATTCCCAGTAGGCCTACTCCACAGACATCTTGCCGATGAGGTAATCCTCGACAGAATCATATTTTCAATCAGTTATTAGGTAGTTATTCTATTCTCCTTTTCTTCGATGGTCCAGGCTGTGACTCAGAATGTAATTGAACGTCGAATGTTGAGGTTTGGGGACTGAAGAGAGTTTAAATTGGAGTTATGACTCCTCCGACATAGTTGGAGTTCATCTTCAAATACCATTTTCTTCCATTAACTTAGATATTTCCATTATGTTGCTGCATGTTTCGCTAGAACAATGGGGGCATCTGTAGAGCATTTGAGGCCTGCTTTTCAGCAGTCACACATACTTCCACAATTTCCTTTGCTTCTGCAGAAAATTAATTTCAGGAGATCCTGATCTCCTGAAATTGGGTGCTGGAGGCTTGGAAGCTTGTATAGGCATCCAAATGTTTGCATGCTTTTTCCAGCCCCAATATTTAGGATTTCGATAACTTCCGAGCCACGATTGGTTCATTTGGGATTCATTTGTCTCCAAACGGTAATTTATACCTGCTTTTCATTCTCGAAAATGTACCTTCATTCCTCCTAGAAATTACAATAAGAAACGATAATGGGTAAGTTCTATAGAAAAGAAAACAGTTAGGAATGAATTAGTATAGTTGTACGGatttaccaattttttttaagaatgcaCTTACAATAGCAAAAAAAAGATCATAACCTTATGTTAAACATTTCGTTTTGACCGGATTCTCATGAGCATTGACGAAACCGGTCATCTTTGGAGCACTGTAACAACGTTTTAAATgaatgcaatttaaaaaaacatttagagAAACATTTCCTCAAAAGACTATCTACAAGATTGGTCTGAGGTAATTTTTTTGTacgtcgtatttttttttacgtctttaattttaaattttgggCAAAAAGTCATATGAACATATTTGTACGCAAAGAGATTTGCTACAAGTTATGATCTTACGAATTTTTAGTAGGACACATAGTTTCCGAGATACCGCGAAAACGGTGTTTGCACCCCTTTTGGGGTTAAGCTTCTATATACATCTAGGACACATgccccaaaaataaaattgcgtcctcTAAAAAATGCAAAACTCATGTAACATTTCAATGAACTATATGGAATATCAtcccccaccatctggatgtgtggcgatcctccacagtgcggttttcaaggctttcttccacgtacaaaaaagctgtggaatgaacttccttgtgcggtgtttccgggacgatacgacatggttacctttaaaaaaagcgcgtacacctttcttaaaggccggtaacgcttctgtgattcctctggtgttgcaagagattgtgggcggcggtgatcacttaacaacaggtgacccgtacgctcgtttgtcctcctattccataaaaaaaaaaaaagagtaggTAGGTACGACTACGTGATATAGAgtacaatactctattttagaGTACGGCTGGCAACCCTGCCGCCGGGCGACCTTGTTTTGAATCAGATAAGTCAGCGAGTAGGTACCTCGTGCCGCGTCCGCTAGCCGCCGGCCATGCCGCCCGCTTGAACCTACTTCGCGACGCGTTCAGTTGCCCGCCGGCTTTTGATGCGTAGTGACGTAGTTACTATTATTTTCGATTCAATTCCAACATGGAGTGGGACGACAGTAAAGTATTACAATTAGTAGAACTGTATCGTGCACAAGAAGTATTATGGAACCCATGGAACAAGGACTACAAAAATCGTCCAAAGCGTTACGACGCACTGTACAAAATCGCATCAGAATTGTCTATAGACGTAACGGAAATAGAACGAAAGATCAAAAACGTAACAAGTCATTACTACCGGGAGAAAAAGAAAgttaataattcaaaaaaaaccgacaatatatatagatgtaaatGGTTTGCATACAAGTCACTCAGCTTTCTCAAAAATAATTGCAAGAAGTGTGGAACAAATGATActgtaagtaataattatacgagatccattttatataattaataaatacttagtagttaaaaaaaaaactaaaagatcaaaaaattattttgaaatttaaaattaacatcaattcctaccatatacagtatggaaacagcttatatgaaataaatgtagatACATGCTTGTTAGCCTATTAGCTGACAATTtaccaaaaattaacgaaaaaCGTGCACTGGTTTTGTTAGAAAGTAGGCTTTTgattttgaacaaatttaaacGTCCTGTAAGATTTGGGGGACTGGCTCAAtaattcaatgaacttgaatatttcaatatcataagGCGTTGCCGCTTTGCCGAGCTGCTTTTGAATTGCGCCGCACGCGGCCGTCAAAGAGATACACGTGCCGGCGGTCTCTTTGACTGCCCCGCTATTCAAAGTCGGCGTAGGGAAGGATATCTTGTATCGATAATTAGCTTTCTTTAAAGGGAGTTGTAATTACGTAcgtttattacatttggcttgccactgacttaaaacctatcaataggtagcacatataaataatagtattttattaataaaggtaaaggtttgcataagaggtgtattaaattaaatttttaattgtttaatacttttcagtttttgaagtcgggtttttttaaacgtagttttttttataacccacacacatggtcggatttggtacggccggtccataggacggtccggtgggcgtGGGTGgacgcctcgcaccaattggtccggcgtcgtactcaGTACGGGGCGGgcggttataataataattttgtgcgatggacaatgcgacataccatcgaatatggtccggtaccagattgcgtccgatggttcggccagaccaaatccgaccatgtgttcagactataaaaattatgtatcaaGATACGGGCGGATTTTTTTGGTAGCGCTGCCATTCAACTTTTGCACGGCAAACCGGCAACGCCGCcttatgatattgaaatattcaaattcattctAAACGACGCACAAACACGCAGCTACGGTACGGAATTCTTCTTACGCGTTTTaagtatacattattttttttcacagGACGAATTGGAGATGGAAACCACGCAACAAGAGGATTTACCGTCAACGCAAACCGATTCAACACAGAAGTCAGCGGAAAACAACAATAAACGTCGCAAAAAAGATCCTAATTTGGACATAATAAGCCAAGCACTAGATATTATGAAGAGCATCTCCCAACGCCAAAATGAGACCAAAGAAAAAGACGAAGATAGTTTATTTGGCGAATACATTGCGGCAAGCTTAAAGAAAATGGATCAATCCACCAAAGCTATGGTCAAACATCGgatcaataacataatatttgaagGCGAAACTCGCgttaaagaggaaatacaataAGCAAACATATTTGCACAAAAATATAGAACCTCACGCATTCATATGAGACAAAAATTAGCAGAGAACAAAACAGAACATGTCGTCATTACCGGCAGAAAAAGGATCGAAGCTAGCTTTGAGAGTTGGACGCCACCAAATCACCTCTCAATCCTCCATGTGTTAACTCAAGTTTACTGCAGACAATGCGTCTATACTGTGGTACCAAAGCTAGCCAGGCCCATGCCAAATGTCCGGTGGCCCaaagacaaataaaaattgttgcATCGATAATCGATGCTAAAGTATCGATAGTCCAACATACTGGGATCATCAACATCACTATTGTGCGATATTATCTAATTAAGTAAGTTTTTATACGGTAAATATGTACTGATAATTCATTAGCCGTATCGTCTTTAAACTCAGTATCGATACCAGTTCGAACTGTTTCTACAGCCTTAGTACGCTGGAATTCATTTTCAATACATTAATTGTACTGAATGAGTAGAGTGTTATATACCCATATATAACTTTACTCTTAAAGCAatcaaaaaacaattgaaagGCAAGCAATgcaacactgacctctacttctacttccttgtgcggtgtttccgggacgatacgacatgggtaccttcaagaaaagcgcgtacaccttccttaaaggccggcaacgctcttgtgattcctctggtgttgcaggagagtgtgggcggcggtgatcacttaacaccaggtgacccgtacgctcgtttgtcgtcctattccataaaaaaaaaaaaaatactatataccactggactgggttgtcaaagtgcttttgtgcctgtttgatattcgccattttggagCTGTTGGCCATGTAACGAGAGTCTGCGGTCCTAAAACTagtgacaacctcagcaaacatcgatatctaatatttatctataatttatttaaaaaaatgtgtactttattgcgttaattcttgaagtataaataactcggaaaacgaacgaaattaattcaaaatgcaaaaatacttcagattttgtacgttccttcgcagccatttgtattatacgtcaaaattagttctctagaCGCTTGCGAGTGGCGcttaaataggcacaaaaaatttgctgttaaacatatggaacagcatgtccagtggtatttatacagctCAGTGCAATCCAATGATGTATATTCTTTTAATCTAGAATTTTCTAGCTGCCATGTGAAAAGCGTCACTTTGAAATCCTACATCAACGagcttttacataaattaaacgTAGGCAGTACGCCAGAAGGACAATTTCGtactaaagtcaaagtcaaactatattaaaatggcttaaacaatatttcatttaaCTTACTGCATCTACCACATTATGTTCGGaaagagaagaacatacaagaaactcaacggccactctttaaaatcaatgagtattttaatattattgttgtaatatacttacttaataacaaattagtttgtaaggtgctgcatccaatttattatgGATCATGTCCAAAGTTAAAAAGCGtttcaaatatcaaatatatcataaaaaatctttataaatataaaatattgtatattggatgcaccaACCTTTAAATCATGTGATAACTGTCCTAATTAATAATCGTTTAAAACAAATACTTTATTAACTTTAGCAGGTTGATCTAATAATTTCCTTTGTGACTGTGTCATTGCGaattataagttatattaaaatagaaatagtaatgtttgatataaatattctatacgtaataaaatattgtttacagtaattaagttttatttaataatttaattacaatttctGCTAACTGGTTTGAAATAGAAGaacgtcataaaaaaagaaaaaagagatTACTGAGAAAAATAGTTacatataattactagctgacccgaaaaACGTCGTCctgtacattataaataaaatacagtttttatgaatttgtcagtaatagtTCATAACATCACAGTTATTTTGTATTATGGTCCGTGTTGTTATAATGATATTGTTTCACAGAACaaatgtcaaaccgtgcgtcaatagattatctcatagaaagttcatacaaaacaaatatttgaaataaaaataaatcccaaatcgaaattaaactattaattctctCAAGCTGGACTTAACTGCGGGTCACCTTATGTAAAGTGATTCTTattaacaccagaggaatcacaggagttttgctggccttttagaaGCCGGtcacttttttaaaatactcAGATATTGGAATActcaaatatcaataaattaaataaataagtaaatacacttagcacaggatgcccaTTAGACTGGTACCATAGCAGTGGACCAGCGGGGAAAACTATTTGTGGTCCAGATTGAGGAGCTGAATCTAgaaaaattactgggctaatgacacttaccaagtttcaaagTGAGAAGCGTAATTGTGATGTAAATTTTTGGTTGGTTCTGTGTTTTGGTGAATGTGTTGCTCGTCACTTTACCTCAAAACAAACGATTTCTCTGCTGTTTTGTGAATCTGGAACGAATTCTAGAGATGGAAAGATGGGCTGATTGGAATTTACATAAGAGATATTATAATACAAgtatgtataattatatatctaaataaacatgtaaatatcttaatatacagTATGGTTTgcaaatatatgaaataaatgaaaaaacaaGTCATACTGGTCCtcagaagtatagtaaaattttcaaagaaactaaatataaaaattgaataaGAAAAAAGATTACAGTCTGTTTAGACTACGTACTTTGACCCCGAGGAGCGACAACGTAGCTCACGGCGGTGAATTCGCTGTTACTTCAAGAGAAGTACGAGAAGACTCGTAAACAAGCTACTAACAATAACACAATTATTAGcgaagaaatgaaaattgatctaaacatttcacttgaactttaagagagttaaatttataaatacagtcaATCACTTGAAACAATCGCGGGCTGCGTAAGGCACTCGCTTGGACACTCCAGACATCGGAAACACATTCCGAAAGCTCGCGTTAAACTGaatcaacaaaatattacaaatacaaaataaataaaatagcgaaaataaataaaggcgtaAATAGGGCACATACCCCACACTTCTAGTTTATCGacactttatttacaattacttaccaaCAACCTAAACAAGGCAGTAAAAACTAGTACTTTTgtgtaatgttttaatatttttgatatttaataaattaatgaatggataaagctttgtaataaaatagtttatttttgtaagttcagTACTTACAAAACCACTGTTTTCTGAGTGATATCCTGAGCAGCGAAAAAGTAAGTTGGTACGTTTTCTGATAGGTGgctttcaaattacaaacaagtaataaatttttattgtttagttcttccttattcacaattattatgtctaaactacttcataatttataaaaataaaaattctgaagTAAGCTTCAGAGAGTTTCTCCCAGGACTgttcgacgatttcccgagagacctgcatggccaacatatcattgatatgcagtaGAAACAGGGTGGGAGATAGcaaacagccttggggcactctagCGTTCGGGTTTCGGGTTCGAcgatattcgatggtatgtcgcattgtcgatcgcacaaaattattattattaccgtccagACCGTACAGTTACATAcacacgccttgttcccgtcggggtaggcagagacaatagaatgccatttgcttttgcccacacacacttgccttatatatttgatgcgtcgttctttcttcactcattcgggccacgtgtccaaaccatttcagcattcctttttcagtcctagtcacaacatcctctttcaaaccacagcgcgctcgtattatcGCATTCGCAATtttatcagtcagtcttaccccacacatactacgtgatcgcatctcaactgcgtttattcttcttttatgcttcttctgccatacccaactctcacttccatacattaacgtggcgacaagcactccattatgtacagccattcgcgcttctattggcacagtctgaccgtttataaaggcatgcagcgctctattcacacagtttcccgcagtcactctcctttcaatatcaccttcatatcttATACTTCATACCTTCGATACTTTTACCATTTATTTGAAGTAATGGATGCTATTGCCCAATAATATCGATCTGATTTTTAGTTCCCAATATCATGAACTTCGTTTTATCGGGATTTAATAATAGAGTATGTGACTCTGACCACTCTGAAAGACGTTGTAAGTCTTTATTTAGTTTCGTAAAGGTGCTACACTAACATCATTACATCAGGCTTACATGTAATCTAATTGTATATCGTCAGTATATAAGTGGAACTTACAATGCCTAATACTTTCTACAATGTCTGCGCAGTAAAATGCAAAAATTATAGGGCCCAGGATGGAACCTTGTGGAACACCCCGATTGACAGGAGTAAATTCAGAAAATCATTgaacaaaattttttatttacaatatttgttttgtatggatataatttctatgagaaaatatattgacgcacggtttgacagttctgctgtgaagcaatatcattataacaacagggattatattatacgaaataattcttgatgttatgaaatataattgacaaattcataaaaaatcaatattttgttcaCTATGTACAACACgacgtctgccgggtcagctagtaatacatatagatgtaaataaaatttattttgaacaggAACTTTGAAGAAATTCTAGTGCATATCCAAGAAAAACGACTAAAGTAATTATTCTGACCCTCTTGGATGTTAAAAAAAGAAACCATACCTTGCTTCTTCAATAATGGTGTGGTACTATTCAACAAacaaagaagaagaaagaaagagagTGCCTTTAGTCATAAAACTAACCTTGATACCTGAAATTGTATGCGTGTTTGAGTGTTGAACTTAACGCGCGATTGAATTTAAACTTAATaagaattaactttaggaataattaacagatatatatataatatgtatatattatatatgtttagttaataattattacttatattttgaaAGACaagaacaataattaatgtatatcactaaatatatacattggtttatgactcatttttttttattaaaagcagTGTTACCAACTCAACATTGCTGGGACTCCGTCATTTCATTTAACtgatacttaataatttaattttatatgaaattcatTAAGCTACTTTCACATTATAaaaatttgtgaacgatgcggctcggatcgaacccgcgacctctcgggttccatccgagcgttcttgacaactgagccaaccgttcgagtgacgtatggttcgaaAATCGTGgtgtgtcttgttcaactctcaggttgttgcttcatctacaggatctactctacagataacctgctcaaccccagtatttgcatattaggaaattgacttgagatgtcgctttttaACATCTAAACAATTCTGAATCAAAatctcagttggtaagagcgctcagacGGAACCCGAAAGGTTGCGGGTTCAGGTTTTATAAGCTCCAGCAGTAGGTACAACAAGCTGCTTTTacacgttcacaaaaatcgtcacctttttgctgtaaatagtaatttttatttttataacaccagaaataagggattccttgtgactaattctagtaggcttcataagatacataatagcttta contains:
- the LOC126964433 gene encoding uncharacterized protein LOC126964433, whose translation is MEWDDSKVLQLVELYRAQEVLWNPWNKDYKNRPKRYDALYKIASELSIDVTEIERKIKNVTSHYYREKKKVNNSKKTDNIYRCKWFAYKSLSFLKNNCKKCGTNDTDELEMETTQQEDLPSTQTDSTQKSAENNNKRRKKDPNLDIISQALDIMKSISQRQNETKEKDEDSLFGEYIAASLKKMDQSTKAMVKHRINNIIFEGETRVKEEIQ